CTGCTGAGATGTAGTTCATCTTATTGAGCGATGTGTTTGATTTGTGCAATGCAGGGTCTCAGGTGGAAGAGTATTAATGAGCCGTCCTCAAGCAAGGCTTGGCGTTATGGTATACAGTCTCTTATTGCATCTGTGGCTCCTAGCTTCCATCTTGTAGCAAGACAGGTGATTGATATCTCTTAGGCTTCTCACATGAAACTGCCCACAACAGAAACACACAAATTGCTATTCTTCCCATTCTTTGTCGACCCGTAGGAAGAGAATGATAGGTGTCGTCTTGTATATCCTGAATAATGTCTCACCCTTTTTTCAGTTTCATAgtcctataattttatttaggaCTCAGTACGTTACACTTGTTTTGTCTTGAACATTTGTTCCAGGACTTGCGAACAGTTTTGCCTGCCTTCTGCGTCTGCTAAGACTTTAAGTTTGTTTTATTAGAGAACTCTTAGTGGGGTCTCAAAGAGGTTctagatataataaaataaacaaaaaaaaattataggatTTGCTCTAATACGAGAATACCTTAATTTCTAAACTATGAGACTTCGCTACTATTTGTGCTGAAAAGACAATGAATAGAAAATGCAATCTGTCATGGAAGCTTTCATGCTGTGTCGAAAAAGTGGAACAAATTCAAAACCAGGAACACAAATGAGGATTTTCTTAACATAAAAGCTTACAAGAGAGGAAAAGAATTGTTGAATAGTCATCAAAAGCTAATAGAAAGCACAAAAGACTAAAAGAGGCAAAAAGGAAAGAACTAAAAAGGTTGCAGCAGTACTTCATCAGTATTCAGAATTAGAGATGACATCGTCGATCTTTAGAATCATCTTAACGACTTGAGTTGCAAGCAAAATCTGCTGCTGCTTTCCTATCAATGTTTCAAACACATTTTGCTCCCTCATATCGTTTGTTCCCACGTCGTTGCAATCTATCCCATAGAATGGAATATTCTCCTGTTCATCATACATACACCCACAAGTGTCAAGTTTCTTTTAGTTTCTCTGACCAAACAAACCGATGGCAAAATAGAGAGCCAAGTCACTTACCTTAATTTGCTGAGATTTAACCGCAGAGAGTGTCTCGATGGGCTGTAGTCCACTGTTCTCTGCAAGAGCCATGGGGACAGAGTCCAAAGCTTCTGCGAATGCCCTTATTGCGTACTGCATAGACCAAAGTGTCTTCAGAGTTAAGATTTGtgaaataaattattcaaagaGAAGAGCAAAGATCGTCTTTTACCTGCTCGACGCCAGGGTATTTATCAGCAGCTGCATCAACAGCAAGTGAGCATGTGATTTCAGCTGCACCACCTCCATATACAATTGAGTTATTGCGGATGAGATTCCTAGCCACACACAGAGCATCGTGGATACTACGCTTCGTTTCTTCTATCATCATTTTGTTACCTAAACCATATCCCATTAACCAATTGTTAATCAACCGGAACAATACTTTTGTCCACTCCACCATATACATTGAAGCATATTAAACTCAGTACATAAATGTTTATAGCTTATTCAGCTACTTAAAAAGTCAGTGCTGTTAACAGTATTTTTAAAAGAAGAGAAGGCTATGAGTGTACCTCCACGGATGAAAATAGTAACAGCTTTGGAGTTCGCACAGTGCTCAATATACAGCATTCGTTCTTTCGTTGTGCCAAATGATTTTTCACGGACCATGCCAGCCTAAGAACATGAAAATAGTAACAGCTTTGGAGTTCGCACAGTGCTCtgattaaaacatttttaacatTCCACTCATTTTATGGGTAACACTAACTGAAGTGAATAGTGTACCTTGCCTAACTTCTCTGGGGTCAGCTCCTGGAATCTAGGAACAATTCTGCCGCCTACGTAAACACAAGTACCCTATCAGCTATAAATAACGGGTTACATCACTAACGGTAGTAGAGATGCTTGGAGAAATGCCAGACCTGTGGCTATTGCGATAAGTTCTAATTCAACACCCCCGACCCATCTGACAGCAGGCAAGTTCCTGTGCATCAATAGATGGTTTGCCTCATCATCGAATCCCCATTGGCAAATAACCAGTGTAGCACCAACATCCTGCAATTTGAAAGCACaagtaaaatacataaattacgTCATTTTCCGTCATAACTGCATTGTGGCAACTTATATTTATTGTCAAAGTAAAAGCTTTCACAAGTCGCTCACTGAATTAGCCAATACCCGCAATGAAAAGATAAGATTAGAATAACCTACCTTGCACTTTTGAACCATCTCATCGAAATACTGCTGCTCTTGCTTGCGCAACGTCTCAAACTTCTCCACTGTGTCAATATCCACCTTATGCTTAGTTTTCGGCTTCGGTGGCTCAAAGGGACAAGTCAAAATAGCAATGTGGGCATCTTCAATCTGCTTTGGCATCTGTGGATGGCTCATGTCTTTGTCAACCAGTATTCCATATATAAGCTCAGTGTCCTCCAACTTTCCCCCGACTTTGCCCTCTACTTTTATCAAATCTAAGTTAACGTCCCTTCTCTCTAAATCAGCAACAGCAAGAACTGCTTTCACAGCAATCTCAGCTAAACTGCGCTTGCATCGATTCACACTGCAGCaacgaacaacaacaacaaaaagttaGAACAATGTTCTACAAGCAAAATCTAAAGGAAactcaaatatttaaaagaaatattacatCTTCGAGGAAAGAGTAGTCATGCATGTCTGAACCAACGGCTCGTAGTTATTAACGTCGAACTCAAACTTCTGAGCTATACGCTCCAAATGTTCAACAGCAACTCTAGAAGCCATCTCGTATCCTTCAGCGATACGGATAGGATGGATTCCCCTATCTAACTGACGTTCAGCTTGCTCCAGAAGTGCACCAGCCATGACAACAACACCTGTTGTGCCGTCACCAATTTCATAATCCTGACTCCGCGAAAGTTCTACCATAAGCTTCGCAATCTGGTTGTCAACATCCATTTGCTCCAAGATGGTCGCACCGTCGTTTGCTGGATAAACGAAAAATGGTGAAAGTTATAAacaagaaagcaaaaaaaaaaaaaacagatcatgcttcacacaaaaaaaaaagaacacgaTTCTGTAGGATGAAACTAGTATTACCAATTTACGCATATTCAACTACTGCTAAGTGAAATGAGTTCAATTTCAACAGACATTGTAAGCCAAGAATGAGAAAGGTGTACACAAAATACCATcggttgtcaaaaaaaaaacatattatgcaTATCCAGCAGATGAAAGTAAAATTTTTGTCAGGATTTTAACGGATCTTTGTTAACTTGACATCGAACATGAGCTTGATAAATTGTCTTAAGATTCCAAGAAGCAACATGACAAAAGAGACGAACTTTACAATTCACTGCTACCAAATGAGAGATTCATTAGCATTTAAGCCGCAAAAGAGACTAGTTTGAGCTTCATAGCCAATGGCGGATCCACTTCCCCcaactaaattttacattttttttaaaaaaatagccTAAAATCTTGACTAATTAGTTTGATGAAAATGTCTCTAACGAATTCAAAATTTACGATAGTGCCCCTGGTTTAAAAAAACTCTGGATCAGCCCAACACTGTTCATAGCTAAGTTTGCAGTCATAGCAACTCGATTTTCAAAAACTAAACAGCGAAAAGCTTAGATGGATCCATTCATCAGAGAAGTAAACTTTGCTCGAtactaaaaaattttaaaaaagaaaagtgaGAAACGAACAGATGGTGACGTCTCCGTCAGGTCCCTGGAGCATCTTATCCATCCCCTTAGGTCCGAGGGAGGAACGGAGGATCCGAGCCACCGCTTTGCCGGCGGCGATATTGGCTTTCTGAGCATCGATGCCTCGAAGACGCGTCTTTTGATCCTGCTCCCTTAGTATAATGAACGGTCGCCCGAACTCATCGAACGCCAGCGCCATTTTCGAGCCTTAGCTTTTCTCGATCCGATCCACGTACAGATCTTcgctttcctctctctctctctctctctcactgcGATGGAGAGAAGAAAGGAGTGGGAGAGTGACTGTGAAAATGGTCCGAGTGTAAAACCCTAACTCGTTTACGATGGCATAATCGTAATTTCAAACCGATCCAAGGGGCTGTGTTTCTGTGAAAAGTATTTGGGCTTATATAGATTAAAGCCCATCTGTCTATTTTTTAGGTTTGACGAGTTacttatctttttta
The sequence above is drawn from the Brassica napus cultivar Da-Ae chromosome A8, Da-Ae, whole genome shotgun sequence genome and encodes:
- the LOC111199796 gene encoding T-complex protein 1 subunit epsilon, whose translation is MALAFDEFGRPFIILREQDQKTRLRGIDAQKANIAAGKAVARILRSSLGPKGMDKMLQGPDGDVTISNDGATILEQMDVDNQIAKLMVELSRSQDYEIGDGTTGVVVMAGALLEQAERQLDRGIHPIRIAEGYEMASRVAVEHLERIAQKFEFDVNNYEPLVQTCMTTLSSKIVNRCKRSLAEIAVKAVLAVADLERRDVNLDLIKVEGKVGGKLEDTELIYGILVDKDMSHPQMPKQIEDAHIAILTCPFEPPKPKTKHKVDIDTVEKFETLRKQEQQYFDEMVQKCKDVGATLVICQWGFDDEANHLLMHRNLPAVRWVGGVELELIAIATGGRIVPRFQELTPEKLGKAGMVREKSFGTTKERMLYIEHCANSKAVTIFIRGGNKMMIEETKRSIHDALCVARNLIRNNSIVYGGGAAEITCSLAVDAAADKYPGVEQYAIRAFAEALDSVPMALAENSGLQPIETLSAVKSQQIKENIPFYGIDCNDVGTNDMREQNVFETLIGKQQQILLATQVVKMILKIDDVISNSEY